The following is a genomic window from Amaranthus tricolor cultivar Red isolate AtriRed21 chromosome 10, ASM2621246v1, whole genome shotgun sequence.
CAAGTACCAAAAGCAACACAGGACGCCAATCTAAGACAATTTTGAGGGCACAAAGAAAGGCTGAAAAAGTAATGTAAGCAAATCTGCTGCCAGCAtataatataaaagttaaaGAGGAACAAAAGAATTAACAAACCTCCAGATCCCAATACTGCAGTTGCCACTCCAGATACATAACGAATGACTTGTGGTTGGATCTTCAGAAATTGGAAGTCACCAAAGTCGACCTCAAATCCGAAAGCGTACAATTTTAGTATCATTATGAATGCTGTGGCCAGTGTACCcataacaaagaaaatgcaCCAAAACGATTTATAGATCATATACCCAAAAAGCAGTAGGATGTTTAGCCAAATAAGTAGCACGAACAGTTTCTTGATCATCGTCGGTGacctaaaacaaaaattatcgACGAGAAACCACATTTTAGAAAGTATGCCCTTTAAGATTGAATTAGAGAAAGTTCAAACATAAGGAACCTTACAGCAACAGCATTGCCATGCAAAGTTATTACTAGATCTGTCCTGTCTTCTGGATCTTTTGCCACAAGAAGTGAGCAATGAGGATTGGCCAACAGGTCCTACAAACCAGTAGGTGTGAATTCATTAAGGCTACTAATATAGAGGGTTACATTTGACAGAAAAAACAATGGTCAAGTGAAGATCTAAAAGTGTGCCTTCGCCTTTGCCCGACTGTGTAGGAACCCTAAATTAAGGGAGCTTAAATAATAGTTAGATAATACTCCTAATAACTTTGATTTAGTTAGAAAACTTGTTTTAAGGCTCAAAATTTCcaggaaaaaaacaaaaacataaagtgttttaaacaattattgtgtatttttacTCCACCCTTGGGaggaaaaaatattattatcgtTGGCTTTGTCATTCAAAGGCAAGTAGTTTTACTGAACTTTCTTTTTTGTTAGTTCTTTAAGTTCTTTTCAAATATCACTTGTTAATTGATTTGCTTCTCTTTTAGTTGCTTTGCTATTGTACTTTTTTAATTGgaaatcaaaattatattataattttataataatcaatGAAAGCATAAAGTACCAAGCGGCTACCTCAAAGATAACTAGGCCACAACCCGGCCAAAGTGCTCGCAAAGGCACCCAAAAGCCAACACACACCAACCCAAGCCAAATGCaacaagaaagaagaaaaagtaACACAATTTAAACAAAACAACGAGAAAAACAGAAGCAACCATTTTGAGCAGCGCACCACGCTACCAAGGCAGCACACAAACCAGCAACATAAGGGCAAACACAAGCAAGGAACCAACAATCTGCTGCCATGAGATGCAACCCCAACAATCAATAACAATTTACTGCTCTTTCTTTTATTGACTATTTCTTGCCATTATTAGTAGTTTTATATTCCTAGATTCAATCATTTCATTGATATCACTGTGGttatttcctttattttaggcATGACAGTTAAGTTCTAGGGTAGATTGAACCCTAATAGTATGGATAGATGACATAATACCAATCCAATTCATATTCAACCCATTAGGTCTtgattaatttgaataaatcccatcaattaattaaatgctTGACTTCTATAGTTGTTACTCGGGAGACTACTATAGAAGCCTTTAGGGACTAGTAGATTAATTATTAGATTGTCACACAGGAGCGGAAACCTAATTAAACCAGTTATAATCAAGAATAAGACGCCAAACGGGTAACTAGTTAGGATATTTATATGCTTGTGTAATGTTACAATTGCCTATTAGCAAAGGAGATTTTAGGTTTTGAATAGATTCTTGTCCAAGACCTGGAATGATAATTGGGTTGATGCAGAAACTAAAATTCTATTTATGCATATTAGAGAAGATATCCAATGCACTGGATATTAGATCATTGATAATTTTACTTAGTCTTTGTGTTGTTAGATTATTCACAAGAATAAATTATCCCATTCTTACGTAGCTTAACCTTCTGGAGCTTATTAAAAGTAATTTCGCATCTCCGTGTTTGACCTTTGTAACGATAATCCGTACGCTTGCGGTTGTATTTAAACTTAAATCATGGGACTTGGGAGTGTCAAACACCAATAGCACAATAAACAAACCTGTGTATGAACAGCTAGGCTGCTAACAGCCAAGATCGGAGTTCCGTCCACATCACAAGCAAAGTCCACCATTGATCCTGATGGATAACCAGTATATTTCTGCATGTTACAAAAGATATTGCAATATATAAGTAAGCATTCCCCACGAATATGATTACTACTAAAATCAAGCCAATCTCAACCAAAAGAATAGAATAACAAGGACATGAAGTGGAGCTGAATCAATCTTTTACATAACTTTATTGCAACCAACAATCATCAGTTCGATCAAACAGAGTCAAATTCGAATTTCAACATCATCAGTTTTGGCAAAGAATCATCAGTTCCACTATGTGAAATTAAATGATCAACAAATAATGAAACTAATAACATGAAAATACAAGTGAGGAAAACCTTAGATAAGGTAGAGAGCATAGCACGAGTACTGTTAGCAAGAACAGTTCGAATTTCTTCTACTGGAGGAAGCCTAGCAGCCTTCTCCTgcattcatcaacaaaatcacagaaaatcaattaaataaaaaaattcaaaaaatacatcaaaattcaacaaacTCGAATGAGAACCTGGTGAGATTGAATGCGTTGAAATATTTCAACGTCATCAATTGCACTTGTAACTGCTACCGCCTGAAACATCGcgcaacaaaaatttaaaaattcaattgaGAGTGAAAAAGAAACCCTAAATGATGGAAATGGAACTAGGAAGACAAAACAGAAAAGCAAACCTTAGAAGCGAAAGCCATGGATGTAAAAGAGGAGAAAGGATTGGAAATGGAAGAACGAGAAAACTGGAGTTTGGGGAAAACGGAGGTTTGAGAAGAGCGAAAGCGTGGAATGGAAATGGGGAAAATTGAGCATCGAAGAGTAGTTGGTAGCACCATGGTGTTGCTCATCTTTGTgagtttttttattgaattttccTACTTCGTCAATGGAGAGGCTCATGTGAAGTCTGGGTAACTATAGCGAGAACAGGAAACGTGGTGGACTACTGCGCCATGGACTTGAACGGTTAGTCTAGTGTCGGGACGAATCCTGAGAGTTGAAGTAATTGAGCAAATACTATTTTATTTCAATAATATTTTGAGCTTAAttcttccataatttataacatctCTTCCCATAGctcattttataataaaatagaatttaatttaATCGAGTTTTAGTTATACGATAGAGCGGTAGAATGagtcaataaaaatcaaactcatATTTTGTCTAAGGAATATGATACTTGCGCCACACGGGTTTTCAAGACTTGTAATATGAAACCTTAACttcaattatatttgaaattcaaCTTTTATTAAACTTTAATAATTTGTTTATAATTAGTTGTTTGGTTTAATGTGCTTATTTAACCAATTGACAGTATTGGCTTTTTTAATACCGGATCAAGTTCTAGTCAACAATAATACGCATGAGTTGTAAATTAACCAACAAaccaacataagtcttttctaGTACGCTTTATCCTCCACACCAATCACGATTAACTTTAAAATTCTTAGCATATGAAATTATTTGGAAAGATGTGTCTTGTTTGGATGAGTATTGCTTATCATTCCTTTTAAATCTCCTTCATTTCTAAATTCAACCTTAGTTGTTGATCGATTAGTATAAATTATCGATGCGTGCATTTTGTGTCATATGTATGCCCTCCTTCGTCCCCGTTTTGACATGTAAGAATTATTTGTGTCTTATTTCATCCATACTTTTGTTTTGGCTTGGATGCCTGATTTGATATTGCATTGGAGATCATATCTTCCTCGCCCTGCTGAAGAGTGTTAAATGTGATGCCTTTCAGAAAGTTTATGGTGCAAGTAATTTGCCAATTGCCCAAGAGAAGAATAGGAAAAAAAGTTAAGAGAACAAACAAATTAGAGAAAAACTAAGTTCAAGCAGGCGGCAAGAATTAGATGCTTGGATGCTTCGAAAACTGTCAAAagaccaactcaactaaaaactaGTACTACTTCTATACCGATCTCAATACAAATACTGTAAGTGGGTTGCGAACCAGAGCAACATATAGTGCTAGATACTTGTGTTCGAAATGGTGTAAGCACTTGTTTTTAGAATCAAAATTGGGTGATGAATCGTAGGTCGAGGGACAAGGCTGTAGACATAATCCCTACCTTGACCCAAAAACATCTCGAACACATTAAATCTCGTCAACTCGAACAAGATCGATTATGACACCAATGAAGATTAGGGTTTCGACTGGCATGCATCAGTATAAGCCTAACAAGGTAAACCAAGATTTAAATTTGGACATTAGTCAGAAGAAACAACACCACAAGTACTCCGACTCTCCAAGACTGCCCTGTTGCTAGATGCATACTCCGGGAATACAGTTGCAAGTCCTGCATAAATGAGAAGACCAAAGTACAGAGAACACAATCGTGGTTTTGATTGTTCAGTGAATAAAGGAGTTGAACACAACGAACACTTCACCGATTGAAAACCATGATAAGTAACAAGACACAGGCAAGATTATGTTTTGGCAACAGCAAGCCAACCTTTTAAGGTAGTTGCACAACCAAACCGATTTTCAGATAACAATACAGTTTATAATTTGCACGTCTACTAGCATATGCATTCTTGTTCCGGAAAGGAATACCAAACTGCTACTACAATAAAGGAGTACATCAATCCACAGCAAGCAGCTTTGGAGAAGCTAATTGTGTTGCAGGCTTGCAGCTGAGATCTATACATAGTTATTGGAACCTTAAGGGTGTCGGGGTGGGACTTAAGTTCTCCACCCCCTTGCAGCCCCTCATAAGTAACAACAGACAAGTACACGGAAAGTCAGGAAAAGAAATGAATGTGATAATCTTTTAGATCAAGAAGCAAGGTAAACGTACTAAGAAACGAAGCCAGACAATATGAAGTCACCGTAACGAATCCTGGAGcttcaactatcagcttaagcttttggttgagttggttacttgacatggtatcagaagccatcgtgacaaaaggtcacgggttcgaatctcaaccaccccttatttaaagtgaaattttCAGCACTCATACGCATCCACACTTTTAACCCAATGGACTCTCGTGAGAGggagcgtgttagagtatataacatatcctggggcttcaaccattagcttaagcttttggttgagttggttgcTTGACAATATGAAGCACATGCTACAAGGTAAAGATATGAAACAATCATGATCTATGAAACTCCAACACGGGTGATTTTCCTAAACGATTCTAGACTTGTTTCAAAACGCATAAACTAGAAGTATTTGTATGATGTCAATACAAAATGCAATTAGAAGTAAGCTCTAAAATTCATAAGATTGGTCCTAGGCTTCATCTTATAAACCCTAGTGTATCAATTATCAAACatgaatgaataaataaaaatgacaaaagcATATATGGTAGCTCTCAAAGGATCATTCTTCAAGCTTCAATTAACAGATAGTAATACTACAACTGTATCAATGATCACAAGAACCCAAGTCCAATGAACAAAGCCAAAATTTATGGATTAAATTGCTCAAACTTGGAAGATTAAACATTCATAATGAGAAATGTAATAAATGCATGAAATTCCACTAATTTCTTTCCTTATATGCTAGCATACCAAAACATTAAATTCTCAGAATCATTCGCCTTACCCAGTAAACAAACTAAAACCACCAAAAATGGAAACTTCAACATTAATTAACATAATCGATTCAGAACAACCTGCCCGCTGTATACCCGCTCCCCTTGACAGTCCGATTCGGACCCTTAACAATTCACAATCCAGAATTTAGGAATAGCAAAAGAAATGTAAACGAATCAAGaacaataataccaatttcATTTCAAGGGTCAATTAGAGTAAGTAAAACTAGAAAATCCCAAAAATCAACAGAATTATCACATTACATTACATTAATTCTATAACAATCAATAGACTATAAGATGATATCACCTTTCATTATCCCCTCAAATCTAAACtataaaacactaaaaaaaatatatacaaaattaaaaagtgggataaaatcgacctaacaaaaaaatatcaatcaGAGTGAGAATCATAACCAACAGCAGCAGATGAAAAGGAATCATCAGAAGACGAAGAAGAAGAAGGTGAAGAAGGGTAAAAAAGGGGATCAGATGAATAAGGGAAACAGAAGAAAGTAGAAAGACAAAGAGAAAGACGACGAATCTGTTGAAAAGGGAAACAAAAGAGAAGATCTAGAACTTGTTCACTGCTAAGGTGCTCAGGGTTGCAGGCTATGTATTGGCATACGCTCGCTGATACGTTCGCCACTGCCACCACTACACGGCTGTTTAGCACCATTTCTTTATCTGTTTTCTTCtctttgtgtgtgtgtgtttttaGTTTGGAATAGGTCCTACTTGTCTCTTGTTTTGGTTTTGAAAGAGATGGTATGGTGTGAATTGTGATACTATTCTAGGTTTTTGTTTGTATAGACAGAGAATCGAATCCAAGACCTTATCTGGTATGTTACTTACTCgagataaaatttgatttttttatttattttattattattatgaggtAGGTCGAGGATGAGATAAtttgatgaaaattaaatttatgatcttatataaaaaaaaatatttgttttaacTGAGACAAGATtgaatttttgtattatttgtgTTTTGTAATGGTTGTAAATTGAAATGGGAATAGGTTGAGAGGGGATACATCCTTAATTTAGAAAGTTTTATACTCATTTTACTAACTACTAAAGAAATAGCCTTGAGAATGAATAATggtgaaaattaagaaaagtgagtaaaatgataaaaatttattataatagttatttaataaatatatagatGAGTTGGAAAAGTaagttaaatataaattaaaataaatgaaagaggataatattaataaattcaatGGGACAGACTAATAAGAGAATTAACAAAACAAACTCTTAAAGAAAGCTCCAACTAATTTATTATGAAGTAATACATTTATAAACATGTGAATCAAATCAactaaattgaaatttttttgcttACCAAACAAATTTAAATCAAGTAGAAGAAGAGATGAGTCTTTCAATTGctattttgatatgtttttaatcggttttatttgccaaaatataaaaaatttcccaataaaattgtatttattgtgttttatgGTTAAAAAGCACCCTACctcataaaaaaattcaagtaGGGTTATCATTACCTAACGTAATTGATACCCATTCTAATTAAAACTTACGTCACGGTTTAACATTATTGTTTAGTGAATCCTCGCtctttctttaaaaaataaccCCAAGCACAGATTGAAagttaagaaaaaataaaagtatgtaATAACAactaataagttttttttatgtaaaagtgAGAAATATACgaaggaaataaaaaaaaatagttaaatgtgtaatgagaatgaagaaaagtataagttataacaaaatataaaatgggttaaattaaatgagactgactaaaagtattaattttgaaaattgatatctTTGGTCAAAATTAATACATTTAAGATAAAAATCGAAAGATgtctaaaaaatgaaaaaaatagccATGTTATTATATATGCGAATTGGGCCAACCCAAATTGACGATCTCTATGAAGAAGTATTGTGAGTTGTTTTAATTAATCCTCAAACTAGGTACATAAACTAGGTGGAAAGGAGATTTTAGAAAAAGTTACTTGTTGGATATTGAATGTAAGAATTAATAAATTAAGATATTCAATCTGATATGGAGTAATATATAGGATTCGAAATAAGTAAATGGATCGCATATCCAACATTGTATGAAAATTGTCGTTTTCACCTATTAATATTTGTTTTGATCTGATATTCAACTTTGACCGACCAggtaaaattcaaattaaaatttctaatcacatatcttaaaaaattaaattgaaaatcaaattgaatCTTTGAATTTTTAGATCATTAGATAATTTTGCTCGACCTTAATTGAATATATGTATTAGAGAAGGAATAATCCAAAATGACCAAAATCAAATTGGGATGTCAACTCGTTTGCTTACATGTATGTGACTGTCTTTATAGTTTATTCCATTGGATCATTTCATTTCATTGCTCAATTGTTAAAGCAAGTTACTTTAGCTAATTAAGCAAATTATTACACAATATTTCACTACATTGTGTATGACATTAAAACTTCATTAAGCAAATTTAATATCACATATCAGATTCACATTTGATATCACTTTGTGTGATTTAGTAAATCTTCtacttaaaatgaataaattgaGGACCTAAGTTAGTATATTCAGGCCAAAAACTAGCAaaaattaatgtcaatttatttaaaaaatattttttaattgatcaccataatttttttgttaaaaattctaattgattttttttgaaagaaacctaataattcattgataaaaatGTCATATGACATCTATAAGAGAGTAACAATCGATTAAACGCatgataaatttaatcaaataaaattctatataaaaaagtcaattattattttaattattttttttgagattcattacttt
Proteins encoded in this region:
- the LOC130825121 gene encoding uncharacterized protein LOC130825121 — encoded protein: MSNTMVLPTTLRCSIFPISIPRFRSSQTSVFPKLQFSRSSISNPFSSFTSMAFASKAVAVTSAIDDVEIFQRIQSHQEKAARLPPVEEIRTVLANSTRAMLSTLSKKYTGYPSGSMVDFACDVDGTPILAVSSLAVHTQDLLANPHCSLLVAKDPEDRTDLVITLHGNAVAVTDDDQETVRATYLAKHPTAFWVDFGDFQFLKIQPQVIRYVSGVATAVLGSGEFNREEYSAAKVDSISQFSKPIASHMNKDHEEDTKLIVQHSTTIPVESAYMLDVDHLGFNVKASCQGKTYKLRVPFPRPAMDRKDVKTLIVEMLQAARSAGN